The Kocuria sp. TGY1127_2 genome includes a window with the following:
- a CDS encoding glycosyltransferase family 4 protein codes for MNFIVGHNRDRDSYQVPAALAEVSALETFVTDYYEGRGFSVPTLSHRRTPLIDASRVRQSWGAFAAQLPYEVKRRIKRSVDFPTVAVESRLGATIARVAAQKPEADLLLYSGSALQAFQGPSTGRRILFQYQVSPQFIVDTLSTVDDLQGVRPWLREAEELDPGMQEQHVAEVNLADSAVCASSFTKRGLIAQGMDPENITVAPYGGPRPERIPEDAAAGPTCSMLFVGQGIARKGLHILVEAWRRAALKNATLTLVTSRHDPEIEDFARGVPNINFVGRHSKQEVLARMRTADTLLLPSIAEGFGLVLSEALSQGCRLLASFNTGLVDMELPENLGVVVEPGSVDSLVEGLQRIADTYEPRRSYRDLVFDHSERLSWAGFRRKVRQGAGLPTEIGETARLEEGE; via the coding sequence TTGAATTTTATTGTCGGGCATAACCGGGACCGTGATTCGTATCAGGTTCCGGCCGCGCTTGCCGAAGTGTCCGCGCTGGAGACTTTCGTCACCGACTACTACGAGGGCCGCGGATTCTCCGTGCCTACGCTGAGCCATCGCCGCACCCCGCTCATCGATGCGTCCCGGGTTCGGCAGTCCTGGGGTGCCTTCGCTGCTCAGCTGCCGTACGAGGTCAAGCGGCGGATCAAGAGGTCGGTCGACTTCCCGACGGTCGCGGTCGAATCCCGCCTGGGTGCGACGATTGCCCGGGTGGCCGCGCAGAAGCCCGAGGCGGATCTTTTGTTGTACTCCGGCTCGGCACTCCAAGCATTCCAAGGCCCCTCCACGGGCCGCCGTATTCTGTTCCAGTATCAGGTCTCCCCTCAGTTCATCGTCGACACTCTCTCCACGGTCGATGATCTTCAAGGTGTGCGTCCCTGGCTGCGCGAGGCAGAAGAGCTGGACCCGGGGATGCAGGAGCAACACGTTGCAGAGGTAAATCTGGCGGACAGCGCCGTCTGCGCATCGTCTTTCACCAAGAGAGGGCTAATCGCCCAGGGGATGGACCCCGAAAACATTACGGTTGCCCCCTACGGCGGGCCTCGACCGGAGCGTATCCCGGAGGATGCCGCAGCCGGCCCCACCTGTTCCATGCTTTTCGTGGGTCAGGGCATCGCTCGCAAAGGGCTTCATATCCTGGTCGAGGCGTGGCGCAGGGCAGCTCTGAAGAATGCGACCCTGACTCTGGTCACATCGCGCCATGATCCGGAGATCGAGGACTTTGCGCGGGGCGTTCCCAATATCAACTTCGTCGGGCGCCATTCCAAACAGGAAGTGCTTGCCCGGATGCGGACGGCCGACACTTTGTTGCTCCCGTCGATTGCCGAAGGATTCGGTCTGGTGCTGAGTGAGGCTTTGTCCCAAGGGTGCCGCTTGCTCGCCAGCTTCAATACCGGACTAGTGGACATGGAACTTCCGGAGAATCTTGGGGTTGTGGTCGAGCCCGGATCCGTCGACTCCCTGGTTGAGGGACTTCAACGGATAGCGGACACCTATGAGCCTCGGAGATCCTATCGGGACCTCGTCTTCGATCATTCGGAGAGGCTCTCCTGGGCCGGTTTTCGGAGGAAAGTCCGTCAGGGCGCTGGGTTGCCTACTGAGATCGGCGAAACTGCGCGGCTCGAGGAGGGAGAATAG
- a CDS encoding glycosyltransferase has translation MADRAEPRRILLLAVRDVTGVRTGRIAVLESAVRGLQRHGHHVDVLAITHEDGPAAWLGCEVRRVHPPRLGALAALVPCALLRGRSLNEALFSGRALIHKVREIARELNSDVVVGDGLRAWDLARTVGLPVVMHLDDLLSERYSSKTFRDNNDSVLGYFGDRIPRLARPGVEAVAKCLLGVEAKLARRREDAIAREASVVALTSHDEAQRLSLRVGREVLGIPMAVEQGRLCSPDQAAAGTLTFLGVLHYGPNIAALRYIRDELVPELERRGRRVQIRVIGKASREQIQEFAGAPFEFLGYVEDLPTEMSVSRMLISPIQAGTGVKTKVLDALSIGLPVVATTMGVAGIPVRNGVSALIADTATGLADAVEDLLDYPERARDIGRAGYDVLGTSMAPEHIYNAWGAAVEQAVGEECHAH, from the coding sequence GTGGCAGATAGGGCTGAGCCACGCAGAATCCTTCTCCTGGCCGTCCGGGATGTCACCGGGGTTCGGACGGGGCGCATCGCGGTTCTCGAATCCGCCGTCCGCGGTCTGCAACGGCACGGGCACCACGTCGACGTCCTCGCCATCACTCACGAGGATGGACCCGCCGCATGGCTGGGATGCGAGGTCCGTAGGGTTCATCCCCCGCGCCTCGGCGCACTCGCCGCGCTCGTGCCTTGCGCTCTTCTCAGGGGCCGGTCCCTCAATGAGGCGTTGTTCAGTGGCCGGGCACTGATTCACAAGGTTCGGGAGATCGCCCGAGAGCTGAACAGCGATGTCGTCGTCGGGGACGGTCTGAGGGCGTGGGATCTGGCACGAACCGTGGGGCTGCCCGTGGTCATGCACCTGGACGACCTCCTCTCCGAGCGATATTCCTCCAAAACCTTCCGCGACAACAACGATTCCGTCCTGGGGTATTTCGGGGATCGGATTCCTCGCCTCGCGCGTCCCGGGGTCGAGGCCGTGGCCAAGTGCCTGCTCGGTGTTGAAGCGAAACTGGCTCGCAGGCGTGAGGACGCGATTGCTCGTGAAGCCAGCGTTGTGGCATTGACCAGCCATGACGAAGCGCAGCGTCTGTCGCTCAGGGTGGGACGAGAAGTGCTGGGGATCCCCATGGCGGTGGAGCAAGGGCGACTCTGCTCGCCTGATCAGGCTGCTGCCGGAACCCTGACGTTCCTGGGAGTCCTGCATTACGGACCCAATATTGCGGCATTGCGCTACATCAGGGACGAGCTGGTGCCCGAATTGGAGAGGCGGGGCCGGCGGGTGCAGATTCGCGTCATCGGAAAGGCGAGCCGGGAACAGATTCAGGAGTTCGCCGGCGCACCCTTCGAGTTCTTGGGGTATGTGGAGGACCTTCCGACCGAGATGTCGGTGAGCCGTATGCTCATCTCGCCGATCCAGGCAGGGACAGGGGTCAAGACCAAGGTCCTCGATGCGCTGAGCATCGGCCTACCCGTAGTGGCGACCACGATGGGCGTGGCGGGCATCCCAGTGCGGAACGGCGTCAGCGCGTTGATCGCGGACACGGCGACCGGCCTGGCCGACGCAGTCGAGGACCTCCTGGATTATCCCGAACGAGCACGCGATATCGGACGGGCCGGATATGACGTACTTGGAACGAGCATGGCACCTGAACACATTTACAACGCCTGGGGAGCGGCCGTCGAACAGGCCGTTGGTGAGGAGTGCCATGCGCACTGA
- a CDS encoding aldo/keto reductase — translation MRTDLLEYGRLGEFESTPLGVGTARLGAFWQKRGISEGTAALSQALDLGIGLVDTADVYARGISERIVGRVVRTRPSTVVMTKVGLLKTPIGLASAAFGGEHRPDLRGLRAAGRADTCFSPKYLRAAAHRCLKRQGRDALDVLLLHEPRAADLRRDDVVRELNRMKQSGMVRAWGASVRDADAARALLEAPGATWLQIPVNLGDTSTLEAVRSHPEQERVTTVGIAVLGDGTLMRRAAAAGMDGSRIVAALAEGVHGMDGVDAVLLGMSNPRHVRDNVGAIMRGALEEDMRHLEETL, via the coding sequence ATGCGCACTGACCTTTTGGAGTATGGACGACTGGGCGAATTCGAGAGTACGCCTCTCGGCGTGGGAACCGCACGGCTCGGCGCTTTCTGGCAGAAGCGTGGAATCTCGGAGGGCACGGCCGCCTTGAGCCAGGCACTCGACCTGGGTATCGGTTTGGTGGACACGGCGGATGTCTACGCACGGGGGATCAGCGAGAGGATCGTCGGACGCGTGGTGAGGACCCGGCCGAGCACGGTGGTCATGACCAAGGTCGGTCTCCTCAAGACCCCCATCGGTCTGGCCTCCGCGGCCTTCGGCGGGGAACACCGTCCGGATCTCCGCGGCTTGCGAGCTGCTGGTCGTGCGGACACCTGTTTCTCCCCGAAATACCTGCGCGCGGCGGCCCATCGGTGTCTGAAGCGACAGGGCAGGGACGCACTGGATGTCCTGCTTCTGCACGAACCCCGTGCTGCAGATCTACGGCGCGACGACGTCGTCCGTGAACTGAATCGCATGAAGCAGTCCGGGATGGTCCGGGCATGGGGAGCATCCGTGCGGGATGCCGATGCCGCTCGGGCACTGCTGGAGGCACCGGGTGCTACCTGGCTCCAGATCCCGGTCAACCTCGGCGACACTTCAACCCTCGAAGCAGTGCGGTCCCACCCGGAACAGGAGCGGGTCACAACCGTCGGGATCGCGGTACTCGGTGACGGAACGCTCATGCGCCGAGCCGCAGCGGCCGGCATGGACGGCTCGCGAATTGTCGCCGCGCTGGCCGAAGGAGTTCACGGGATGGACGGCGTGGATGCGGTTCTGCTCGGTATGAGCAACCCGCGGCACGTCAGGGACAACGTGGGCGCCATCATGCGGGGAGCGCTGGAGGAAGACATGAGACACCTGGAGGAGACGCTGTGA
- a CDS encoding NADPH-dependent FMN reductase, which yields MTKNISVLIGSLRRGSFARKIAREAMTYFPAGYDAQIVEIRDLPLYDFDYDDPEVPEKPTPAEYTRFRETIKASDGVLFVTAENNRTIPACLKNAIDIGSKPNSDVAWKALPAGIISHSVGRMGGYSSQKNLRLALSYFDMPIPGQPEVFLGQSPTLFNDEGKIASERTVEFLRDYVDRLVQLVEAHK from the coding sequence GTGACCAAGAACATCTCCGTCCTCATCGGCAGCCTGCGCCGCGGCTCGTTCGCACGCAAGATTGCCCGCGAGGCCATGACGTACTTCCCCGCAGGCTACGACGCGCAGATCGTCGAGATCCGCGACCTGCCCCTCTATGACTTCGACTATGACGACCCCGAGGTCCCCGAGAAGCCCACCCCAGCTGAGTACACACGCTTTCGCGAAACCATCAAAGCTTCCGATGGCGTCTTGTTCGTCACCGCGGAGAACAATCGCACCATCCCCGCCTGCCTGAAGAACGCCATCGATATCGGCTCCAAACCCAACAGCGACGTCGCCTGGAAGGCCCTGCCCGCCGGGATCATCAGCCACTCCGTCGGCCGCATGGGCGGCTACAGTTCCCAGAAGAACCTCCGCCTGGCCCTGTCCTACTTCGATATGCCGATCCCCGGCCAACCCGAAGTCTTCCTCGGGCAGTCACCGACACTCTTCAACGACGAAGGGAAGATCGCTTCCGAGCGAACGGTTGAGTTCCTCCGGGACTACGTGGACCGCCTCGTCCAACTCGTGGAGGCGCACAAATAG
- a CDS encoding GMC oxidoreductase, with amino-acid sequence MKTTMSKNQLTDARDLPAGARLSATVLVVGTGPAGATVARELAPTGVDILMLEGGDVRGSAEADDTLKGEASSQAVEPLEKARTKRLGGASMQWGGRTYPFDQLDFEERRHEDFSTEAWPVTRDQMLPYYRRAAQALDLRSFEWTGAQAIPGDPEDLIGPSKTINSKAVWRWSPPIRFAGALSKDLASYPNIRVMHHANVTHVVQNPETGVIDRVEGQTQPGRHFTARGTHVVIAAGGLETARILLNSGIRDDHDQIGRHYMIHPIAEVGELRVRDPKAVGHSVTPTKSHDGVWVRRLLQLEEQVRREQGLLNMGFAVWYQDPRTPDHGDPLLSSFALVRKLLTMTGGFKGTGMHRRYANLEDPRGHVLNVLRGLPAIGAFGMRWVRDRILDPRTLPMFSRYSKQGVYRIRFDAEQSPDPEQRVVLSTTEKDAFGVPRLDVRHRVSDADRRNYHRSLEILAQGIKESGWGAYTPPTLEDMLGMTLVDATHQMGLVRMGSDPTRSVVDSNLRVWSSPNLYLATTGTFPTAGMAGPTLTDVALSIRLADHLARKLQQEADR; translated from the coding sequence GTGAAAACAACAATGTCGAAGAATCAGCTGACGGACGCACGGGACCTGCCCGCGGGAGCCCGTCTGTCCGCCACGGTCCTGGTGGTCGGCACCGGTCCCGCCGGAGCGACCGTGGCTCGGGAGCTGGCACCGACCGGCGTCGACATTCTGATGCTCGAAGGCGGTGACGTGCGCGGATCCGCCGAGGCGGACGACACCCTCAAGGGCGAGGCATCGTCCCAAGCCGTCGAACCGTTGGAGAAGGCGCGAACCAAGAGGCTCGGTGGAGCATCGATGCAATGGGGCGGTCGAACCTACCCGTTCGACCAGCTGGATTTCGAGGAGCGGCGCCACGAAGATTTCTCGACCGAGGCATGGCCGGTCACCCGGGATCAGATGCTTCCCTACTACCGCCGCGCGGCCCAGGCCCTTGATCTGCGATCCTTCGAATGGACCGGGGCGCAGGCCATCCCCGGGGACCCCGAGGACCTGATCGGCCCTTCGAAGACCATCAACTCGAAGGCCGTGTGGCGGTGGTCGCCGCCCATTCGCTTCGCCGGAGCCCTCAGCAAGGATCTTGCCTCCTACCCGAACATTCGCGTCATGCACCACGCGAACGTGACCCACGTGGTGCAGAATCCTGAAACCGGCGTCATTGATCGTGTCGAGGGCCAGACACAACCGGGCCGGCATTTCACTGCGAGGGGCACGCACGTGGTCATCGCCGCGGGTGGCCTGGAGACCGCCCGCATTCTCCTGAACTCTGGGATTCGGGACGATCACGACCAGATCGGCCGTCATTACATGATCCACCCGATTGCCGAAGTCGGTGAGCTCCGGGTCAGGGATCCCAAGGCCGTCGGACACTCGGTGACCCCGACCAAGAGCCACGACGGTGTGTGGGTCCGCCGCCTGCTGCAGCTCGAGGAGCAGGTTCGGCGCGAACAGGGTCTTCTCAACATGGGGTTTGCCGTGTGGTACCAGGATCCCCGGACTCCCGACCACGGCGACCCGCTCCTGTCTTCGTTCGCGCTGGTCCGCAAACTGCTCACGATGACCGGTGGGTTCAAGGGCACGGGTATGCACCGCAGGTACGCCAACCTCGAGGATCCTCGCGGGCACGTGCTCAATGTCCTCAGAGGGCTTCCTGCGATCGGTGCCTTCGGTATGCGGTGGGTTCGGGACAGGATTCTCGATCCACGCACCCTGCCCATGTTCTCGCGCTACTCGAAACAAGGCGTCTACCGTATCCGGTTCGACGCCGAGCAATCGCCCGACCCGGAACAGCGCGTGGTTCTGTCCACGACGGAAAAGGATGCCTTTGGGGTGCCGCGCCTCGATGTCCGCCACCGGGTTTCCGACGCCGACCGCCGCAACTACCACCGGTCCCTGGAGATCCTGGCCCAAGGGATCAAGGAGTCCGGGTGGGGAGCGTATACCCCGCCGACCCTCGAAGACATGCTCGGGATGACTCTCGTGGACGCGACCCATCAGATGGGCCTGGTGCGCATGGGGTCCGATCCCACGCGTTCGGTCGTGGACTCGAATCTGCGCGTGTGGTCTTCCCCGAACCTCTATCTGGCGACCACTGGAACCTTCCCGACCGCCGGCATGGCGGGTCCGACGCTCACGGATGTGGCCCTGTCCATCCGACTGGCCGACCACCTGGCCCGAAAACTGCAACAGGAGGCCGACCGATGA
- a CDS encoding YjiH family protein, translated as MTEKTRAETQTAAMTPVGTPGARKDAVKLIVFSLIGIVVFFVPITMKGKSSIPLDHLVTLVREYAGPVVPWLMLAMILVGSARPFVTGSWKQTPTKIVFSVLNVVGLFAAILMVTRPPAWLADPDIGPFLWKTLVQSVGLIVPIGAIFLGFLIGFGLMEFVGVFVRPIMRPIWRTPGRSAVDAVASFVGSYSLGLLITNRVYKAGGYTTREAAIVAVGFSTVSVTFMVVVANALDLMDYWLMYFFVSLVVTFLVTAITVRIPPLSRVPDKYYPGSTPTPEEAVTHNRFGVAWSQALGTLRSTPGVFRVIWANFKDGVMMASSILPSIMSVGLIGLLLAKHTPIFDWLAWIFYPVAWLVRLPEPLMAGKAVGLGLVEMFLPSAEISPDESLILRFVIAVVSVSGIIFLSAMVPSILATEIPLKFWTLIVIWFERVVLSLLITTPIAYLLL; from the coding sequence ATGACTGAAAAAACAAGGGCGGAGACGCAAACCGCCGCCATGACCCCGGTCGGCACGCCGGGGGCACGGAAAGATGCCGTCAAACTGATCGTGTTCTCACTGATCGGGATCGTGGTGTTCTTCGTGCCCATCACGATGAAGGGTAAGTCCTCGATACCGCTGGATCATCTGGTCACGCTGGTCCGTGAATACGCCGGGCCCGTCGTCCCCTGGCTGATGCTCGCCATGATCCTTGTCGGGTCCGCTCGGCCGTTCGTGACGGGGTCCTGGAAACAGACGCCCACGAAGATCGTGTTCTCGGTCCTTAACGTTGTGGGGCTGTTCGCGGCAATCCTGATGGTTACCAGGCCACCGGCATGGCTGGCAGATCCTGATATCGGCCCGTTCCTCTGGAAGACTCTGGTGCAGTCGGTAGGGCTGATCGTTCCGATCGGTGCGATCTTTCTGGGGTTCCTGATCGGGTTCGGCCTGATGGAATTCGTGGGCGTATTCGTCCGCCCCATCATGCGTCCGATCTGGCGCACACCGGGCCGCTCCGCGGTCGACGCCGTTGCGAGCTTCGTGGGCTCCTACTCGCTGGGCCTGCTCATCACCAACCGCGTATACAAGGCCGGTGGGTACACAACACGAGAAGCCGCGATCGTCGCCGTGGGTTTCTCGACGGTCTCCGTGACTTTTATGGTGGTTGTGGCCAACGCCCTGGACCTCATGGACTACTGGCTCATGTACTTCTTCGTCTCTCTCGTGGTGACGTTCTTGGTCACGGCAATTACCGTCCGCATCCCGCCGCTTTCCCGCGTTCCGGACAAGTATTATCCCGGCTCCACTCCTACCCCGGAAGAGGCGGTCACCCACAACCGTTTCGGGGTCGCCTGGAGCCAAGCCTTGGGGACCCTGCGCTCGACCCCAGGCGTGTTCCGGGTGATCTGGGCTAACTTCAAAGACGGAGTCATGATGGCCTCATCCATCCTGCCTTCGATCATGTCGGTAGGACTGATTGGGTTGCTTCTGGCAAAGCACACCCCGATTTTCGACTGGCTCGCCTGGATCTTCTACCCCGTGGCCTGGCTTGTGCGGTTGCCCGAACCGTTGATGGCAGGCAAGGCAGTAGGCCTGGGTCTGGTGGAGATGTTCCTACCCTCCGCAGAGATCAGCCCCGACGAGAGCTTGATCCTGCGATTTGTGATCGCCGTGGTCTCGGTTTCCGGCATTATTTTCCTGTCCGCGATGGTCCCCTCCATCCTGGCCACGGAGATTCCCCTGAAATTCTGGACATTGATCGTGATCTGGTTCGAACGCGTGGTGCTTTCACTGCTCATCACGACCCCGATCGCGTACCTGCTCCTCTGA
- a CDS encoding Gfo/Idh/MocA family oxidoreductase: MRIAVMGAGTIGQMHAANLMTTEGVTEVELVGRDAARVSEHAEKVTERARAAGAGVRLTTTTDADSALNAADGVVITTPGSTHPQLVAHAVRMGLPVFVEKPLATSAQEYADLLEGITAAGADDKVMVGFHRRHSKEYRALKGLLDAGQAGKLRAVFSVDHDKYAADPEGLAGSGGIFADMMAHGFDLVPWLVGEQATTVYATGSAVAHESYRDHDQFDTATVQLSFSSGLTATISVMRGHAVGQDVRAVVHGTENSYSVGEVDRVAMTRIDTDGQIHPPEHTFEGYQDRFSSAFVMEMQDFVALVAGEGLNDSPPSSGVPGIELLDAAQRSLHSGRPEKVKPLR; the protein is encoded by the coding sequence ATGAGAATCGCAGTGATGGGGGCCGGGACGATCGGCCAGATGCACGCGGCCAATCTGATGACCACGGAAGGTGTTACCGAAGTCGAGCTGGTGGGACGAGATGCTGCTCGCGTTTCCGAGCACGCGGAGAAGGTGACGGAGCGCGCCAGGGCCGCAGGTGCGGGGGTACGTCTGACCACGACCACCGATGCGGACTCGGCCCTCAACGCTGCTGACGGCGTCGTCATCACCACGCCCGGCTCGACTCATCCGCAATTGGTGGCACATGCCGTGCGGATGGGCCTGCCCGTCTTCGTCGAGAAACCGCTGGCGACTTCGGCACAGGAATACGCCGACCTGCTGGAAGGCATCACGGCGGCCGGTGCGGATGACAAAGTCATGGTGGGTTTCCACCGCCGGCACAGCAAGGAGTACAGAGCCCTCAAGGGCCTGTTGGACGCCGGGCAGGCCGGAAAACTGCGTGCGGTCTTCAGCGTCGATCATGACAAGTACGCAGCCGACCCCGAAGGCCTCGCGGGCTCCGGGGGAATCTTCGCGGACATGATGGCCCACGGATTCGACCTCGTGCCATGGCTCGTGGGCGAACAGGCGACCACCGTGTACGCGACAGGCTCCGCGGTCGCACACGAGTCGTACCGGGATCACGATCAATTCGACACAGCAACCGTCCAGCTTTCGTTCTCGTCCGGCCTCACGGCGACGATTTCCGTGATGCGCGGGCATGCAGTCGGACAAGACGTCAGGGCAGTCGTTCACGGAACCGAGAATTCCTACTCCGTCGGTGAGGTCGACAGGGTGGCGATGACGCGGATCGATACCGACGGGCAGATTCATCCTCCGGAGCACACTTTCGAGGGTTATCAGGACAGATTCTCGTCCGCATTCGTCATGGAGATGCAAGATTTCGTGGCCCTGGTTGCCGGGGAAGGCCTCAACGACAGCCCGCCGTCTTCCGGCGTGCCCGGCATAGAACTTCTCGACGCCGCTCAGCGTTCGCTCCACAGCGGGCGCCCGGAAAAGGTCAAGCCCTTGCGGTAG
- a CDS encoding ester cyclase, with product MMNTDTKEIYREWIDRLWNGPDSAEQLSEAAKQLVTDEFVGHWPGRDVHGPEGLAQLIAETKAMFSELSFKIEVAPLADADMVAARWIGTGTTTDCSPSRFFGNDILRIRDGRFCEYWVASAEG from the coding sequence ATGATGAACACCGACACCAAAGAAATCTATCGCGAGTGGATCGACCGCCTCTGGAACGGGCCCGATTCCGCAGAGCAGCTGAGCGAGGCCGCCAAGCAACTCGTGACCGATGAATTCGTTGGCCATTGGCCCGGGAGGGACGTGCACGGGCCTGAAGGGTTGGCCCAACTCATCGCGGAGACCAAGGCCATGTTCTCCGAACTCAGCTTCAAGATCGAGGTCGCTCCCCTAGCCGATGCGGATATGGTGGCCGCCCGCTGGATCGGGACCGGAACCACGACGGACTGCTCACCTTCACGCTTTTTCGGTAACGACATTCTTCGAATTCGTGATGGCCGCTTCTGCGAGTACTGGGTCGCATCGGCCGAGGGCTGA
- a CDS encoding glycosyltransferase family 4 protein: protein MRVVIMVHRFHPDFGGVEVTAELLARGFVERHQAEVVVVTHTRETEPHKEFPFTVLRAPTPLQLWKAVAGADVVFHNNPCMQFYWPQLFLRKPWLVVLRTWITLPGEKFGPLNTIKYWLKYRLVERADTLVSNSNALAGHVRGDVEVIYNSFREDIFRVTNTDPRDPSSLVYLGRLSGDKGVDLLLQAVKNLKDKGLSPRLSVIGDGDYRAEIETLVSELGLREDVTLLGAMKGAEICEELNRHEIAVVPSRFPEPFGTVALENAASGCVTLVADHGGLPEAIGDAGARFRPNDVDSLTDELERLMTDDEYRASIRARVPAHVQKYSVAAFVDNFYDAVERTARKARRGR, encoded by the coding sequence ATGCGTGTGGTCATCATGGTCCATCGATTTCATCCAGACTTCGGCGGGGTCGAAGTGACGGCAGAGCTTCTGGCCAGGGGGTTCGTCGAGCGCCACCAGGCCGAGGTCGTTGTCGTCACGCATACTCGCGAGACCGAGCCGCACAAAGAATTTCCGTTCACCGTGTTGCGTGCGCCCACTCCGTTGCAGCTGTGGAAAGCCGTCGCCGGAGCGGACGTCGTGTTCCACAACAACCCGTGCATGCAGTTCTACTGGCCCCAGCTGTTCCTTCGGAAGCCGTGGCTCGTGGTTCTGCGTACCTGGATAACACTCCCCGGTGAGAAATTCGGACCACTGAACACGATCAAGTACTGGCTCAAGTATCGGCTCGTGGAGAGGGCCGACACGTTGGTGTCGAATTCTAACGCGCTTGCCGGCCACGTTCGCGGCGACGTCGAGGTCATCTACAACAGTTTCCGGGAAGACATCTTCCGTGTCACCAATACGGATCCCAGGGATCCGTCTTCGCTCGTCTACTTGGGAAGGCTGAGCGGGGACAAGGGGGTCGATCTCTTGCTCCAAGCCGTCAAGAACCTCAAAGACAAGGGACTTTCTCCCCGGCTCAGCGTTATTGGAGACGGTGACTACCGAGCGGAGATCGAGACTCTGGTCAGCGAGCTAGGACTCCGCGAGGACGTCACTCTCCTTGGTGCCATGAAGGGTGCGGAAATCTGCGAAGAACTCAACCGCCACGAGATTGCCGTTGTGCCTTCGAGATTTCCCGAGCCCTTTGGGACGGTCGCGCTCGAGAATGCGGCATCCGGATGCGTCACTCTCGTTGCCGACCACGGCGGTCTGCCAGAAGCCATTGGGGACGCGGGGGCACGATTCCGCCCCAATGATGTCGATTCCCTGACGGATGAGCTCGAGCGGTTGATGACCGACGATGAATACCGCGCATCGATCAGGGCTCGTGTTCCGGCGCACGTGCAGAAGTACAGTGTCGCCGCTTTCGTGGACAATTTCTATGACGCCGTGGAGCGTACGGCTCGGAAGGCGCGCCGTGGCAGATAG
- a CDS encoding Gfo/Idh/MocA family protein: protein MSHQKLSVAVIGAGMAGRAHAYGYRQAGSVFDAQFPDIHLAAVADMNVELGQDTARRYGFDKTYSDWTEVAEDPEIDAVSVVVGNALHLRIAKGLLEAGKHVLCEKPLAGTLDDAEAMVELEKEYGQKTDRFGRPLVTSVGYTVRRMPALNAVKQKVDSGEFGPVTNFISTYLCDYSCDEKAPMSWRYKGGPGSGALGDLGSHVIDTGEYINGPVTSVRGAFMNTIYKQRHLPLGTVVGHGHVEVSDEVEPVENEDFLTFTCTFANGAIGTYTISRVAFGTPNLQTYHVVGPQAQASFDITKPAEFMYDDAQASPDTRGQRRVILNSDTPLYANSCAMDAPGVGWNYNDNFAIQARAFLEQVSGTSSRLAPCGSFAEGLHTLQIIQAIAESADKSGAEVKVH, encoded by the coding sequence ATGAGCCATCAGAAGCTCTCAGTCGCGGTCATCGGTGCAGGAATGGCTGGTCGCGCGCACGCCTACGGATATCGGCAGGCGGGCTCCGTCTTCGACGCCCAGTTCCCGGACATCCACCTTGCGGCGGTGGCAGACATGAACGTCGAGTTGGGCCAGGACACCGCGCGTCGCTATGGATTCGACAAGACCTATTCGGACTGGACCGAGGTCGCCGAGGACCCGGAGATCGACGCCGTGAGCGTCGTCGTCGGGAACGCATTACACCTTCGCATTGCGAAAGGGCTGCTGGAGGCCGGTAAGCACGTGCTCTGCGAGAAACCTCTTGCCGGAACACTCGACGATGCCGAAGCGATGGTCGAGCTGGAGAAAGAATACGGACAGAAGACCGACCGCTTCGGTCGTCCGCTCGTCACCTCGGTCGGGTACACGGTCCGCCGAATGCCCGCACTGAACGCCGTCAAGCAGAAAGTCGACTCGGGCGAATTCGGCCCGGTCACCAACTTCATCTCCACTTACCTGTGCGATTACTCGTGTGACGAAAAGGCTCCCATGTCGTGGCGCTACAAGGGCGGCCCCGGATCGGGCGCCTTGGGCGATCTCGGATCGCACGTGATCGACACGGGCGAGTACATCAACGGTCCCGTGACGTCCGTCCGTGGCGCCTTCATGAACACGATCTACAAACAGAGGCACCTTCCGCTGGGTACAGTGGTCGGCCACGGCCACGTAGAGGTCTCGGACGAGGTCGAACCGGTCGAAAACGAAGACTTCCTGACCTTCACCTGCACCTTCGCCAACGGCGCGATAGGCACGTACACCATCTCCCGCGTCGCCTTCGGAACACCGAATTTGCAGACCTACCACGTGGTCGGCCCGCAAGCTCAGGCCTCCTTCGATATCACCAAGCCCGCAGAGTTCATGTATGACGACGCCCAGGCCAGCCCCGACACCCGTGGGCAGCGCCGCGTGATCCTGAACTCTGACACACCCTTGTACGCGAACTCTTGCGCAATGGACGCTCCCGGAGTTGGCTGGAATTACAACGACAACTTCGCGATCCAGGCCCGTGCGTTCCTCGAGCAGGTCTCCGGGACGTCGAGCCGGCTGGCGCCGTGCGGCTCCTTCGCCGAGGGCCTCCACACGTTGCAGATCATCCAGGCCATCGCGGAGTCAGCAGACAAATCCGGCGCGGAAGTGAAGGTCCACTGA